One Panicum virgatum strain AP13 chromosome 9K, P.virgatum_v5, whole genome shotgun sequence genomic region harbors:
- the LOC120650297 gene encoding uncharacterized protein LOC120650297, producing MRGSTAALMAAALLMLLVSPALLMLLLSPAASDTFEQETRRMFVQWKAKYKITYKYAGEEECRYALFKDARRIVARSNAAGLTTTGLNGLSAHASEEVLQGEGVQIGEGSYEEETRRMFVGWKAKYKKTYRDVGEEECRYMLFKGNRRVVVDLNAAAAGKTAYGLNQFGDLTKEEVRESCDGGMEGKLSALCQAAVAGYAGVHHRPIRSQVCWCITSELKQTESGGSAIPGDEAHMQI from the exons ATGAGGGGCTCCACGGCTGCtctcatggcggcggcgctgctgatgCTGCTGGTATCGCCGGcgctgctgatgctgctgctgtctCCGGCGGCCTCGGACACGTTCGAGCAGGAGACCCGCCGGATGTTCGTCCAGTGGAAGGCCAAGTACAAGATTACCTATAAATACGCCGGCGAAGAGGAGTGCCGGTACGCGTTGTTCAAGGACGCCCGCCGCATCGTTGCCCGGTCTAACGCCGCCGGGTTGACCACAACCGGCCTCAACGGTCTCAGCGCCCACGCCAGTGAGGAGGTCCTCCAGGGGGAAGGGGTCCAGATCGGGGAGGGATCGTACGAGGAGGAGACCCGCCGGATGTTCGTGGGGTGGAAGGCCAAGTACAAGAAGACCTACAGAGACGTCGGCGAGGAGGAGTGCCGGTACATGTTGTTCAAGGGCAATcgccgcgtcgtcgtcgacctcaacgccgccgccgccgggaaaaCAGCTTACGGCCTCAACCAGTTCGGCGACCTCACCAAGGAGGAGGTCCGCGAATCCTGCGATGGGGGGATGGAGGGAAAGCTCAGCGCCTTGTGCCAGGCCGCCGTCGCAGGGTACGCCGGCGTCCATCACAGGCCGATTCGGTCCCAG GTTTGCTGGTGCATTACTTCGGAGCTGAAACAAACAGAGTCTGGAGGTAGCGCCATTCCTGGAGATGAAGCACACATGCAGATCTGA